From Drosophila suzukii chromosome 2R, CBGP_Dsuzu_IsoJpt1.0, whole genome shotgun sequence, a single genomic window includes:
- the tous gene encoding cilia- and flagella-associated protein 57, protein MDEVKRPSLTNSTVTIRPRLIYGLRSDVIGNIHFNLTKEVIYPVEGVLAFHDYVQNKQRFLRLPEDTRPEVIAISSHRKLLAVLERHSKNGRYISIYELATLKKRRHLELPSNHRNAEIQQMIFTNDSRSVALITRPPEETLIMLVLDKTSTVIEGRATIPGSHGGAECIAGNPNDCSFLAVGGERTLLLMSKSERGFSISNNLKVKYRVTSMAFLSLDLLMVGTSDDQLILVENGEQKLAQKASDADTVDLMIDQEVFDRDKELQDQRFLPTQAVSLPDRRVLCMTAFPKGFAYIIFNRAFVFERVSKFKFERKTILTVPTNLYAEHMYQIRNLAIDHKQETVIVTTSHCQIYVGILIVPETLKTKQLKFEPLGVLIHTGEIIAISVCAWKPIIMTASRDQTIRIWNYETALVELVRKFQVDVNIVELSLTGQMAAIGFSDQLRITQIFMDDLNIVKTYNFPHCNAVRYSNFGHLMAAAYDNNIAVTSVYKLDVLINLKGHNGTVLSVAWSRTDKYLISGGAEGAIYLWDIETGARLQEIVQKGTEYVTISCSTNDPMTIFAGTSFGTIREFQDSTLVREITIPSRTKGSVSDICLARSDLIMFVADHEGNLFNMQLPFLEAGGGTFTNFRFFDGPVNKLRFSYDGSLLFAISSKGTLAIWAMDNIEGKVSYMDQDLMRSQEVLIPRSQLNDKIEQIANLELRLKQQAEEFQYQLSQNEIFDGQQLQEVHRSYCSALEELKELNNEIEARHTEEMNHITFQINSIREDHRVQLDTLATQYSERMLIEYQKFTNLRENMLELRESYEDKLKNSTGTLQDTVEALENNYKQQLNERKELIRDLMKEMQDKKAEFIEYCHEVELENDRNMVSTQTEYENKLTTERNETQMWRGKAGVLQKKFESQSREIDNLLEEVEILKEEHYKSQRNIQKQMRNIEDLQKDIADRDYAINGKEKRIQDLLHKNQELDKYKQVLGHKIAELKAQIEPREFQINDKRKHIIEMEAELEGLNQNNVQLELQLKEMRDKYLSNVAELRTERHRAKASRECLHAICSDIYYVAGEINTAEGLKKAVKELFRKHASDDELKRFVTLDAEVRDEFMRQRRQIENVLDRYKSVAEDKSVQRKYDKLFKENVILIEEIEKLNETNKMLRSKVKEDLRRSTKLSNYK, encoded by the exons ATGGATGAGGTGAAGAGACCCTCGCTGACCAACAGCACGGTGACGATAAGGCCACGGCTTATCTACGGACTGCGGTCGGACGTGATTGGCAACATCCATTTCAACCTTACCAAGGAAGTCATCTATCCGGTGGAGGGTGTTCTGGCGTTCCACGACTACGTTCAAAACAAGCAGAGGTTTCTACG ATTACCCGAGGATACGAGACCCGAAGTGATAGCCATAAGTTCGCATCGAAAGCTGCTGGCGGTGCTTGAAAGGCACTCAAAGAA TGGGCGGTACATATCCATCTATGAACTGGCCACCCTGAAGAAGCGCCGTCACCTGGAGCTTCCAAGCAACCATCGCAATGCGGAGATCCAGCAGATGATCTTCACCAACGACTCAAGGTCGGTGGCCTTGATCACCCGTCCGCCGGAGGAAACCCTCATCATGTTGGTGCTGGATAAGACCAGCACAGTGATTGAAGGAAGAGCCACAATACCAGGATCACATGGAGGAGCCGAGTGCATTGCTGGCAATCCGAATGATTGCAGCTTCTTGGCCGTCGGCGGGGAACGCACTTTGTTGCTGATGAGTAAATCGGAGCGAGGATTTAGTATTAGCAATAATCTGAAGGTCAAATACAGAGTCACCTCGATGGCCTTTCTCTCGCTGGATCTTTTGATGGTGGGCACGTCAGATGATCAGCTAATCCTGGTGGAGAATGGCGAGCAGAAACTGGCGCAAAAGGCGAGTGATGCGGATACCGTGGACTTGATGATCGACCAGGAGGTTTTCGATCGGGACAAGGAGTTGCAGGATCAACGATTCCTGCCCACCCAAGCTGTTAGTCTTCCAGACAGGAGAGTCCTCTGCATGACCGCCTTTCCCAAGGGATTCGCCTACATCATTTTCAATCGGGCCTTTGTCTTCGAGCGCGTTTCCAAGTTTAAGTTCGAGAGAAAAACCATCCTGACGGTGCCCACGAATCTGTATGCAGAGCATATGTACCAAATCCGAAACCTGGCCATCGATCACAAACAGGAAACTGTGATAGTGACCACGTCCCACTGTCAAATATATGTGGGCATTCTTATAGTTCCCGAGACCTTGAAAACCAAGCAGCTTAAGTTTGAACCTCTTGGAGTCCTTATCCACACGGGAGAGATCATCGCCATATCTGTGTGCGCCTGGAAACCAATTATCATGACAGCCT cCAGGGATCAGACCATCCGAATCTGGAACTATGAAACGGCACTCGTTGAGCTGGTGCGCAAATTCCAAGTGGATGTCAACATTGTGGAGCTGAGTTTAACTGGTCAGATGGCGGCCATTGGCTTTTCGGATCAGTTGCGTATCACCCAGATCTTTATGGATGATTTGAAT ATTGTCAAGACGTACAATTTTCCCCACTGCAATGCGGTGCGTTACTCCAATTTCGGTCACCTGATGGCCGCCGCCTATGACAACAACATAGCCGTCACCTCCGTATACAAGCTGGACGTGCTGATCAATCTGAAGGGCCACAACGGCACTGTCCTCTCAGTGGCCTGGTCGCGGACCGACAAGTACCTGATCTCCGGCGGAGCGGAGGGTGCCATCTATCTGTGGGACATTGAGACGGGAGCCCGACTGCAGGAGATCGTCCAGAAGGGCACTGAATACGTTACCATCTCCTGCAGTACCAATGATCCCATGACGATCTTTGCGGGAACTAGCTTCGGTACGATCCGTGAGTTCCAGGACTCCACGCTGGTGAGGGAGATAACGATACCGTCGAGGACAAAGGGATCCGTTTCCGACATTTGCCTGGCCAGATCTGACTTGATAATGTTCGTGGCTGATCATGAGGGGAACCTTTTCAATATGCAACTGCCCTTTCTGGAGGCCGGAGGAGGAACCTTTACCAACTTCCGGTTCTTCGATGGGCCAGTCAACAAGCTGCGCTTCTCCTACGATGGCAGTCTATTGTTTGCCATCTCCAGCAAGGGAACCCTGGCCATTTGGGCGATGGACAATATCGAGGGCAAGGTGTCCTATATGGATCAGGATCTGATGCGCAGCCAGGAAGTCCTGATACCTCGCAGTCAGCTCAACGATAAAATCGAGCAGATTGCCAATCTGGAGCTGCGATTGAAGCAGCAGGCGGAGGAGTTCCAGTATCAGTTGAGCCAGAACGAGATCTTTGACGGCCAGCAACTGCAGGAGGTGCACAGGAGCTACTGCTCGGCGCTGGAGGAGCTGAAGGAATTGAACAACGAGATCGAGGCCAGGCACACGGAGGAGATGAACCATATCACATTCCAGATTAACTCAATTCGGGAAGATCACCGCGTTCAGCTGGACACTCTGGCCACTCAGTACTCGGAGAGGATGCTGATCGAATACCAGAAGTTCACCAATCTGCGGGAGAatatgctggagctgcgcgaGAGCTACGAGGACAAGCTGAAGAACTCCACGGGCACGCTGCAGGATACGGTGGAAGCCCTGGAGAACAACTACAAGCAGCAGCTGAACGAGCGCAAGGAACTCATCCGCGACCTGATGAAGGAGATGCAGGACAAGAAGGCCGAGTTCATTGAGTACTGCCACGAGGTGGAGCTGGAGAACGACCGCAACATGGTCTCCACACAAACGGAATACGAAAACAAACTGACCACCGAGCGAAATGAGACCCAAATGTGGCGAGGCAAGGCGGGGGTTCTGCAAAAGAAGTTCGAGTCGCAGAGCCGGGAGATCGATAATCTCCTTGAAGAGGTGGAGATTCTCAAGGAGGAGCACTATAAGTCTCAGCGCAACATTCAGAAGCAGATGCGCAACATTGAGGATCTGCAAAAGGATATTGCCGATCGCGACTACGCCATCAACGGCAAGGAGAAGCGCATCCAGGATCTGCTGCACAAGAACCAGGAACTGGACAAGTACAAGCAGGTGCTGGGCCACAAGatcgccgagctgaaggcgcAGATTGAGCCGCGTGAGTTCCAGATCAACGACAAGCGAAAGCACATCATCGAGATGGAGGCGGAACTGGAAGGTCTCAACCAGAACAACGTGCAGCTGGAGTTGCAGTTGAAGGAGATGAGGGATAAGTACCTCAGCAATGTGGCCGAGCTCCGGACGGAGCGACATCGGGCGAAGGCCTCCCGGGAGTGTCTGCATGCCATCTGCTCGGACATTTACTACGTGGCCGGGGAGATCAACACGGCCGAGGGCCTCAAGAAAGCCGTCAAGGAGCTCTTCCGCAAGCACGCCTCCGATGATGAGCTCAAGCGATTCGTCACTCTGGACGCGGAGGTCAGGGATGAGTTTATGCGGCAGCGCAGGCAGATCGAGAATGTCCTGGACCGATACAAGTCGGTGGCCGAGGACAAGTCCGTGCAGAGGAAGTACGACAAGCTGTTCAAGGAGAACGTGATCCTGATCGAGGAGATCGAGAAGTTGAATGAGACGAACAAGATGCTGCGCAGCAAGGTCAAGGAGGACTTGCGCCGGTCGACAAAGTTGTCTAATTATAAGTAG
- the Vps20 gene encoding charged multivesicular body protein 6-A — MGALFGKSSKKTAPSRITDQDKAVLQLKQQRDRLKQYQKRIETQLENDRLMARKCLQQGRKDRAKLLLRKKKYQESLLINADKQLENLEKLAADLEFAQVEMKVLDGLKAGNAALKKVHDMLDIDEVERIMDETREGIEKQQEIDAILTDVLTTQDEEDVLAELDALEAEEEQQKGVQLPEVPTEDLPTPAESESVEEPEKTKAISSKPKKVLVEA; from the exons ATGGGAGCTTTGTTTGGAAAAAGTAGCAAAAAGACGGCTCCTAGCCGGATTACCGACCAGGACAAGGCGGTGCTG CAATTGAAGCAACAGAGGGATCGCCTCAAGCAGTACCAAAAACGCATCGAAACGCAGTTGGAAAATGATCGACTTATGGCCAGGAAGTGCCTGCAGCAGGGTCGCAAGGA CCGGGCCAAACTGCTGCTGCGCAAAAAGAAGTACCAGGAGAGCCTGCTTATCAATGCCGACAAGCAGCTGGAGAACCTGGAGAAGTTGGCCGCAGACCTGGAGTTCGCCCAGGTGGAGATGAAGGTGCTGGACGGCCTCAAGGCCGGAAATGCAGCCCTTAAGAAGGTGCACGACATGCTGGACATCGACGAGGTGGAACGAATCATGGACGAAACACGCGAGGGCATCGAAAAGCAGCAGGAAATTGACGCCATACTGACGGATGTGCTGACCACGCAGGACGAGGAGGATGTGCTGGCCGAATTGGATGCCCTCGAGGCGGAGGAAGAGCAGCAGAAGGGCGTTCAGCTGCCCGAGGTGCCCACCGAGGATCTGCCGACTCCCGCCGAAAGCGAATCCGTCGAGGAGCCGGAGAAGACCAAAGCAATCAGCAGCAAGCCCAAGAAAGTCCTGGTTGAGGCCTAG
- the LOC108009708 gene encoding titin homolog gives MVVCTATKPSETRQLPAMMKEPPELIDNRANPEPGDPVDEGGVAEEDREEGEIVDEFELIISSEDEEFKLRARIQQLEENNKDVERMDMLSANLAHEYNYPNPEPRLPSYRQKSPVLILSDVSSQSEDEFEAQRKYRKHKLRRVELGKRHHSSLLSDYRRNPFARRHKQLPPPPPVTTQRRRQTYHHHQQPSHQQHRHQQHYTLEDSLESDGELGEYDMNEDNEDDEIDLQRLKLSRDKLRVALAREDGRDFVSQYKNSLRERLQYRMHKSPSPPHRKKYQQEEELPLPPLQALSDDGEEEPEQEEQNDEDPAELKLRLIALKSAILKKHLARKKRDAERAYSPTDMINRVHPAISNDDIDDLMEISPAASPEREQSPPRYSTDYAVDTKPVDMELAETDSDDQNKDVWIPWSNNWNSMDNAGGSWRCFYPNNLPPVSMPIVIDDENEEDMKMDDRIRRENMAYFDDEEIPPPPPPFHIPQMHLEDEDARDAMHLVDQHSNHSSITEMQSVSMENSQTHLRSLDRSQPDSSDDEAGALRAILLSNLRSCKPPPPPPTTSPHVASCFVSAPVPAAVLDSITSPVSAPALAPVPVPPPSPVSAPVSGSAPGPVAQLKEESNQENDSDDPEALRLLLLSSIAGKKRASGSKSKTGLSPEILKNAVRRFQTTELSIKDEDESQDQQPILEDSTKLEESTKIEESTKLEAENEIINEPVVEPIQLEAAPIHKEPMESPQPVTKLAIQVKQQTSPSTKIIKIIKPNKVINKKTTTKRKLPTNEVSGSDLSVKRPTTLMIKEPSAPLHSQTVITSSTRLITTVDPASIKVNKLIISLAEESAASDDDLELSSSFAYANTDIASPLSLAMGSFSGSTTRSNTPISEIAETAPSANNNLRRTVINEYFEKKIDDFLKQARSKAPVSNSPEAEPEKIPEKPKVEEKQPTIIPTPKAPPAKTTPVAVRHLPVASQKEYLRLIERMQMLEQKKVRAPKSAAPAPKSKVPTLEKPSPNNSSSPTTAKVVHNPASATITIKATSESENPLVKDTDSKSPKPKAKLNQPSKESRLKAFENSFIKIGGSMLVNLDKSLQMVEEAKKSKAIRLRCSQRLKELYAEMQTVKHAVKQEELKLARIQPEIQASHEIIISLKQKRHKLYTAAMDLGRGLRGADYRLLDEGKVAITSKSTQLTKEIRLYNSIVKYEDLKKLTDARDSHPNTVIEMESKTNPNEGPKDVKVLNPQDPTASEPTQPATQPEIGKQPETETEPAIGSQPEKETETPDDQAQDKPKSVSIKTSAPYTVTTMRELREEQANELHRDGYLGAYQTPMSRNYNSHLDVHATICPFDLMGRCEDADCSYLHLARPDFQNELPKTNLSLNN, from the exons ATGGTTGTCTGCACAGCCACGAAGCCCTCGGAAACGAGGCAGTTGCCCGCGATGATGAAGGAGCCCCCAGAACTGATAGATAACCGCGCGAACCCTGAACCTGGTGACCCTGTCGATGAAGGAGGGGTCGCTGAGGAGGATCGTGAGGAGGGGGAGATTGTCGATGAATTTGAGCTGATCATTTCGTCTGAGGACGAGGAGTTTAAGCTGCGCGCCCGCATCCAGCAACTTGAGGAGAACAACAAGGATGTGGAGCGCATGGACATGCTATCCGCCAATTTGGCACATGAATACA ATTACCCAAATCCTGAGCCGCGCTTGCCATCCTACCGACAAAAGTCACCCGTTCTAATACTGTCGGATGTGTCCAGCCAGTCGGAGGACGAGTTCGAGGCTCAACGCAAGTATCGGAAGCACAAGCTGCGACGCGTGGAGCTTGGCAAAAGGCATCATAGTTCGTTGCTTAGTGACTACCGCAGAAATCCCTTTGCCAGACGCCACAAACAGTTGCCGCCACCACCTCCGGTGACCACGCAGCGCCGGCGTCAGACCTATCATCACCACCAACAGCCCAGTCATCAGCAACATCGCCATCAACAGCACTACACACTGGAAGATTCCCTGGAAAGCGACGGCGAGCTGGGCGAGTACGATATGAACGAGGACAATGAGGACGACGAGATAGACCTTCAAAGACTCAAACTGAGCAGGGATAAGCTGCGGGTGGCCTTGGCGCGGGAGGACGGGCGGGATTTCGTAAGCCAGTACAAGAACAGCTTAAGGGAGCGACTGCAGTACCGCATGCACAAGTCTCCCAGTCCTCCTCACAGAAAAAAATATCAGCAGGAAGAGGAACTTCCTCTGCCACCGCTGCAGGCACTCTCAGACGACGGCGAGGAGGAACCCGAACAGGAGGAGCAAAATGATGAAGATCCTGCCGAGCTGAAGCTGCGACTGATAGCCCTTAAATCTGCCATATTGAAAAAGCATTTGGCGCGAAAAAAGCGAGATGCGGAGCGAGCCTATTCGCCCACTGATATGATAAATCGAGTGCATCCCGCCATTTCCAATGACGATATCGACGACCTCATGGAGATCAGTCCGGCAGCATCGCCAGAACGAGAACAAAGTCCGCCCAGATACTCAACAGACTACGCCGTGGACACCAAGCCCGTTGATATGGAACTGGCTGAAACGGACAGCGATGATCAGAATAAGGATGTGTGGATTCCATGGTCAAACAACTGGAATTCCATGGACAACGCAGGCGGCAGTTGGCGCTGCTTTTACCCCAACAATCTGCCGCCCGTTTCGATGCCCATTGTGATAGACGACGAAAATGAGGAAGATATGAAGATGGATGATCGGATAAGAAGAGAGAATATGGCTTATTTCGACGACGAAGAAAtaccgccgccgccgccaccCTTTCACATTCCTCAGATGCATCTGGAGGACGAGGATGCCCGAGATGCCATGCACCTGGTCGATCAGCATTCCAATCACAGTTCTATTACGGAGATGCAGTCGGTTTCTATGGAGAACTCGCAAACACATTTAAGGAGTCTGGACCGATCTCAACCAGACTCGAGTGACGACGAGGCGGGAGCATTGCGAGCTATTTTGCTATCCAATTTACGATCATGCAAGccaccaccacctcctccAACGACTTCCCCTCATGTAGCTTCCTGCTTTGTCTCTGCTCCGGTTCCAGCTGCTGTACTAGATTCTATTACATCCCCTGTTTCAGCTCCTGCGCTTGCTCCTGTACCTGTTCCCCCTCCTTCACCGGTTTCCGCTCCTGTTTCTGGTAGTGCACCTGGTCCTGTGGCTCAACTTAAAGAGGAATCAAATCAGGAAAATGATTCAGATGATCCAGAGGCGTTGCGTTTATTGCTCCTTTCTAGCATAGCTGGTAAAAAGCGGGCTAGTGGCTCCAAATCGAAAACAGGTTTAAGTCCAGAGATACTCAAGAATGCTGTGAGGCGCTTCCAAACCACGGAGTTATCAATCAAAGATGAGGACGAGTCACAGGATCAGCAGCCAATTCTGGAAGATAGTACTAAACTAGAAGAAAGTACTAAAATAGAAGAGAGTACTAAGCTTGAAGCAGAAAACGAGATAATAAATGAGCCTGTTGTGGAGCCTATTCAGTTGGAAGCTGCTCCCATCCATAAGGAACCCATGGAGTCCCCACAGCCAGTTACCAAACTTGCCATACAGGTCAAACAGCAGACCTCACCCTCCACTAAAATCATCAAGATTATCAAGCCCAACAAGGTGATCAACAAAAAGACAACGACCAAGCGGAAGTTACCAACTAATGAGGTATCTGGGTCAGATTTGAGCGTTAAGCGGCCAACAACATTAATGATCAAGGAGCCCAGCGCACCACTGCATAGTCAGACCGTTATCACATCCAGCACTCGCCTCATTACCACCGTAGATCCAGCCAGCATCAAGGTAAATAAGCTAATCATTAGCTTAGCAGAGGAGTCTGCCGCCAGCGATGATGACCTGGAGTTGAGTTCGAGCTTTGCTTATGCAAATACAGACATTGCCAGCCCTTTAAGTTTGGCGATGGGCAGCTTTAGTGGCTCCACCACAAGGTCAAATACTCCCATATCCGAGATTGCAGAAACGGCTCCCAGTGCTAACAACAATCTCAGGCGAACTGTGATTAATGAATACTTTGAAAAGAAGATCGATGATTTCCTGAAGCAAGCTAGATCCAAGGCTCCAGTGTCTAACTCACCAGAGGCGGAGCCAGAAAAAATTCCTGAAAAGCCCAAAGTTGAAGAGAAGCAGCCAACAATTATTCCTACCCCAAAGGCACCGCCGGCTAAAACAACTCCAGTG gcTGTTCGTCATTTACCAGTGGCATCGCAGAAGGAATACCTCCGATTGATCGAGCGTATGCAAATGCTGGAGCAGAAGAAGGTTCGGGCACCCAAATCAGCAGCTCCTGCCCCCAAAAGCAAAGTGCCTACTCTGGAAAAACCATCGCCCAACAACAGCTCGTCGCCAACCACGGCGAAAGTTGTGCACAATCCAGCAAGTGCCACCATCACCATTAAAGCTACCTCAGAATCTGAGAACCCGCTAGTTAAAGATACGGACTCAAAATCACCAAAACCAAAAGCCAAGCTGAATCAACCGTCCAAGGAGAGTCGACTAAAGGCCTTTGAGAATTCATTTATCAAGATTGG GGGAAGCATGTTAGTTAATCTGGACAAATCGCTGCAGATGGTCGAAGAGGCCAAAAAGTCAAAGGCAATACGTTTGCGATGCTCACAGCGTCTCAAAGAACTTTACGCCGAAATGCAGACTGTTAAGCATGCAGTCAAACAGGAGGAACTTAAGCTGGCAAGGATTCAGCCGGAGATTCAGGCCAGCCATGAGATCATCATATCACTCAAGCAGAAACGTCACAAACTCTATACGGCGGCTATGGACTTGGGCCGTGGATTAAGGGGCGCTGACTACAG GTTACTCGACGAGGGCAAGGTGGCCATAACCAGCAAATCTACACAACTCACCAAAGAGATACGTCTCTACAATTCCATAGTGAAGTACGAAGACCTCAAAAAGTTGACTGATGCGAGGGACAGTCATCCAAATACTGTGATCGAAATGGAATCAAAGACGAATCCAAATGAGGGGCCAAAGGATGTGAAGGTGCTGAATCCTCAGGATCCCACAGCCTCCGAACCTACTCAACCTGCCACACAACCTGAGATCGGTAAACAACCCGAAACGGAGACAGAGCCTGCGATTGGAAGCCAACCTGAAAAGGAGACAGAGACTCCAGAT GATCAGGCGCAGGATAAACCGAAAAGTGTTTCCATTAAGACCTCAGCACCCTATACGGTAACCACCATGCGGGAACTGCGCGAGGAGCAGGCCAACGAGCTTCATAGGGATGGCTATTTAGGGGCCTATCAGACGCCGATGTCCAGGAACTACAATAG CCACCTCGATGTCCACGCCACCATCTGCCCCTTTGATCTGATGGGTCGCTGCGAGGATGCGGACTGCTCCTACCTGCATTTAGCCCGCCCCGACTTCCAAAACGAGCTGCCAAAGACAAACCTCTCTCTTAATAACtaa
- the RpS16 gene encoding small ribosomal subunit protein uS9, producing MQQKRREPVQAVQVFGRKKTATAVAYCKRGNGLLKVNGRPLEQIEPKVLQYKLQEPLLLLGKEKFAGVDIRVRVSGGGHVAQIYAIRQAISKALVAFYQKYVDEASKKEIKDILVQYDRTLLVGDPRRCEPKKFGGPGARARYQKSYR from the exons ATGCAGCAGAAG CGCAGAGAACCCGTGCAGGCTGTCCAGGTCTTCGGACGCAAG AAAACCGCCACCGCCGTCGCTTACTGCAAGCGTGGCAACGGCCTCCTGAAGGTGAACGGTCGTCCTCTGGAGCAGATTGAACCCAAGGTTCTGCAATACAAACTGCAGGAGCCCCTTCTGTTGCTCGGCAAG GAGAAATTCGCCGGCGTCGACATCCGCGTGCGCGTCAGCGGTGGTGGTCATGTAGCCCAGATCTACGCCATCCGCCAGGCCATTTCCAAGGCCCTCGTTGCCTTCTACCAGAAAT ACGTCGATGAGGCCTCCAAGAAGGAGATCAAGGACATTCTGGTTCAGTACGACAGAACCCTGCTGGTCGGCGATCCGCGTCGCTGCGAGCCCAAGAAATTCGGCGGTCCAGGTGCCCGTGCTCGCTACCAGAAGTCGTACCGTTAA